In a genomic window of Streptomyces roseoviridis:
- the fxsT gene encoding FxSxx-COOH system tetratricopeptide repeat protein, whose translation MAEQRSGGAVGHGAGSASPGHVLVVFPGYHRPWATWINQRLDAHGVRASLQRWDPPREVPLEDSLGDLLLARGQVLLVLDDWFFQLGPRQSGEWNDVLRGFVAAHAERFAAVNLTNRTLLPATAVLEPVSLWGVGEEEAEARLLSRLGIDPGRTTGRRLPAGALVRFPDTPPEVWGEVPRRNPRFTGRDDLLTELQERLMDAERGNAACTLLGMSGIGKTQIAAEYAHRFSSDYDVVWWVSSDDRNVQRDRFGELATQLGLTTGNEPGERIRAVREALRRGTPHSRWLVVFDGWDDTDGAGVMLPQGPGHVLITSRNRGWVDHTDILEIPGFDRAESTGYLMRRAPHITAPEADEVAAEFGDVPLPLVQAAAWLGESRMEVSEYLRMVRDGRISAVDEPSGGDGIPHASLTSWSILINRLRRSQPQAIDVLSLCASFAPGRIPLGVVRAYPQAELPEDLRWMVTDLAAWSRALDTLVNYSVLSRESRGPVAGGEMGPHQESVHMHRLVHDIVSRLTDGEHRAAHRKAVRTLLAEADPGNPLDSRTWPRYAELLPHLEPSGALASRNPRVQTAVLNCLRYCFRSGEFKAGVRLAERIRENWSTFMDPVSPEMQELTNQESNILRRHGRFRDAYQLDLALRARLDEAPNPDPLGSLRSAVSIASDLRYLGQYQESERMQREVLADAQRLLGENEFLTLVAGNNLGISLRLLGRYKEAYEQDIASLARAESVLGALHSQTLTIGNNVAHDLRLLGHYREALARQEAGVRVHVRILGPQHLQTLYARTQLALCRRREGGFQQDLGATMASLLEQLEQVHGRGHYVTLSSINNYANFLREHGDLDHARELSHEAEAGYRALLGPAHPVATGVLANTALVLQASGQRADALAILEAALAGLTASLGPDHPWVLGCALNASAARNFNGRVADAAELSRDTLRRARHTLGNEHPLTLSCQVALATDLRGLRENEEASKLEEDALLTLTRTLGAQHPHTLSARQRNRPYWDFEANLG comes from the coding sequence ATGGCGGAACAGCGGTCGGGCGGTGCGGTGGGCCACGGAGCCGGGAGTGCGTCGCCGGGGCACGTCCTCGTGGTCTTCCCCGGCTACCACCGCCCCTGGGCGACCTGGATCAACCAGCGGCTCGACGCCCACGGCGTGCGCGCCAGCCTCCAGCGCTGGGACCCGCCGCGCGAGGTGCCCCTGGAGGACTCCCTCGGCGACCTGCTGCTCGCCCGGGGGCAGGTGCTGCTCGTCCTGGACGACTGGTTCTTCCAGCTCGGCCCGCGGCAGTCCGGCGAGTGGAACGACGTGCTGCGCGGCTTCGTCGCCGCCCACGCCGAGCGGTTCGCCGCCGTCAACCTCACCAACCGGACCCTGCTCCCGGCCACCGCCGTCCTCGAACCCGTCAGCCTGTGGGGCGTCGGCGAGGAGGAGGCCGAGGCCCGGCTGCTCAGCCGGCTCGGCATCGACCCGGGGCGCACCACGGGGCGCCGGCTGCCCGCCGGGGCCCTCGTCCGCTTCCCGGACACGCCCCCCGAGGTCTGGGGCGAGGTCCCCCGCCGCAATCCCCGCTTCACCGGCCGCGACGACCTGCTGACCGAGCTCCAGGAACGGCTCATGGACGCCGAGCGCGGCAACGCCGCCTGCACCCTCCTCGGCATGTCCGGCATCGGCAAGACGCAGATCGCCGCCGAGTACGCCCACCGCTTCAGCTCCGACTACGACGTCGTGTGGTGGGTCAGCTCCGACGACCGCAACGTCCAGCGCGACCGCTTCGGCGAGCTCGCCACCCAGCTGGGCCTCACCACCGGAAACGAGCCCGGCGAACGCATCCGCGCCGTCCGCGAGGCCCTGCGCCGCGGCACCCCGCACTCCCGCTGGCTCGTCGTCTTCGACGGCTGGGACGACACCGACGGCGCGGGCGTGATGCTGCCGCAGGGCCCCGGACACGTCCTCATCACCTCCCGCAACCGCGGCTGGGTCGACCACACCGACATCCTGGAGATCCCCGGCTTCGACCGGGCCGAGTCCACCGGCTACCTCATGCGGCGCGCCCCGCACATCACCGCGCCCGAGGCCGACGAGGTCGCCGCCGAGTTCGGCGACGTACCGCTGCCGCTCGTCCAGGCCGCCGCCTGGCTCGGCGAGTCCCGCATGGAGGTCTCCGAGTACCTGCGGATGGTCCGGGACGGACGCATCTCCGCCGTGGACGAGCCCTCCGGCGGCGACGGCATCCCCCACGCCTCCCTGACCTCCTGGTCGATACTGATCAACCGGCTCCGGCGCTCCCAGCCGCAGGCCATCGACGTGCTCAGCCTGTGCGCCTCCTTCGCCCCCGGCCGCATCCCGCTCGGCGTCGTCCGCGCCTACCCGCAGGCCGAGCTCCCCGAGGACCTGCGCTGGATGGTCACCGACCTGGCCGCCTGGTCCCGCGCCCTGGACACGCTGGTCAACTACTCGGTGCTCAGCCGCGAGTCCCGCGGCCCCGTCGCCGGTGGCGAGATGGGTCCCCACCAGGAGTCCGTGCACATGCACCGGCTCGTCCACGACATCGTGTCCCGGCTCACCGACGGCGAACACCGCGCGGCCCACCGCAAGGCGGTCCGGACCCTGCTCGCCGAGGCCGACCCCGGCAACCCCCTGGACAGCCGCACCTGGCCCCGCTACGCCGAACTCCTGCCGCACCTGGAACCCTCAGGCGCCCTCGCCAGCCGGAACCCCCGCGTCCAGACCGCCGTGCTCAACTGCCTGCGCTACTGCTTCCGCAGCGGCGAGTTCAAGGCCGGCGTCCGGCTCGCCGAGAGGATCCGCGAGAACTGGTCCACCTTCATGGACCCGGTGAGCCCCGAGATGCAGGAGCTCACCAACCAGGAGAGCAACATCCTGCGCCGCCACGGGCGCTTCCGCGACGCCTACCAGCTCGACCTCGCCCTGCGCGCCCGCCTCGACGAGGCGCCGAACCCCGACCCGCTCGGCTCCCTGCGCTCGGCCGTCTCCATCGCCAGCGACCTGCGCTACCTCGGCCAGTACCAGGAATCGGAGCGGATGCAGCGCGAGGTCCTCGCCGACGCCCAGCGCCTCCTCGGCGAGAACGAGTTCCTCACCCTCGTCGCCGGCAACAACCTCGGCATCTCACTGCGCCTGCTCGGACGCTACAAGGAGGCGTACGAGCAGGACATCGCCTCCCTCGCCCGCGCGGAGAGCGTCCTCGGCGCCCTGCACTCGCAGACCCTCACCATCGGCAACAACGTCGCCCACGACCTGCGCCTGCTCGGCCACTACCGCGAGGCCCTCGCCCGCCAGGAGGCCGGCGTCCGCGTCCACGTGCGGATCCTGGGGCCCCAGCACCTCCAGACCCTGTACGCCCGGACCCAGCTGGCCCTGTGCCGGCGCCGCGAGGGCGGCTTCCAGCAGGACCTCGGCGCCACCATGGCCAGTCTGCTCGAACAACTGGAGCAGGTGCACGGCCGCGGCCACTACGTGACGCTGTCCTCCATCAACAACTACGCCAACTTCCTGCGCGAACACGGCGACCTCGACCACGCCCGCGAGCTCAGCCACGAGGCCGAGGCCGGCTACCGGGCCCTGCTCGGCCCCGCCCACCCCGTCGCCACCGGCGTCCTCGCCAACACCGCGCTCGTCCTCCAGGCGTCCGGCCAGCGCGCCGACGCCCTCGCCATCCTGGAGGCAGCGCTCGCCGGCCTGACCGCCTCCCTCGGACCCGACCACCCCTGGGTCCTCGGCTGCGCCCTCAACGCCAGTGCCGCCCGCAACTTCAACGGCCGGGTGGCCGACGCCGCCGAGCTCAGCCGCGACACCCTGCGCCGGGCCCGCCACACCCTCGGCAACGAGCACCCCCTCACCCTCTCCTGCCAGGTGGCGCTCGCGACCGACCTGCGCGGCCTCCGGGAGAACGAGGAGGCGAGCAAGCTGGAGGAGGACGCCCTGCTCACCCTCACCCGCACGCTGGGCGCCCAGCACCCGCACACCCTGTCGGCGCGCCAGCGCAACCGCCCGTACTGGGACTTCGAGGCCAACCTGGGCTGA
- a CDS encoding aKG-HExxH-type peptide beta-hydroxylase, translating into MNAPSPSPFPSLSAAVFARLARTRPDPAGLTLLGSALHTRRLLLLKALLVRVQRQRGSVDPAALGRFERSWALLERAETLRPAVVRDVLDYPSTGVWLAAALAEPAGPGFDRLLARLDALALTAALRCGGALDLTVETPDGLLSLPGVGRLRVAAERVRFGADDGTVRVHPDGSRRPVPAGLTLVDRVRGVLAGHGPGWSAVRRLPRGGARLDDLDPYRVPAGAGGASVGTAADHADTDHPAWSARWRSARELLLRTDPGRAAEVARAVSVVVPLVRRGPRHLGATLSAAPGAVLTSLPAEAQGMAETLVHELHHSKLATLHELVPLYGPGREALHRVGWRPDPRPVAGVLHGAYAHLALADLWRRAVTADGVPRSWRSGAGQQFDDIHDQVGEALAILLESDELTAEGREFADQMRQHHASLGATPLAAG; encoded by the coding sequence GTGAACGCCCCGTCCCCGTCCCCCTTCCCGTCCCTGTCCGCGGCCGTCTTCGCGCGACTGGCCCGGACCCGTCCCGACCCCGCCGGACTCACCCTCCTCGGATCCGCCCTGCACACCCGGCGACTGCTCCTCCTCAAGGCGCTCCTGGTCCGGGTCCAACGGCAGCGCGGATCCGTCGACCCCGCGGCCCTGGGGCGTTTCGAGCGCTCCTGGGCCCTGCTCGAACGGGCCGAGACGCTGCGCCCCGCCGTGGTCCGCGACGTCCTCGACTACCCGTCGACCGGTGTCTGGCTGGCCGCCGCGCTCGCCGAGCCCGCGGGACCCGGCTTCGACCGGCTGCTCGCCCGCCTCGACGCCCTCGCGCTCACCGCGGCACTGCGCTGCGGCGGCGCCCTCGACCTGACCGTCGAGACCCCGGACGGCCTGCTCTCCTTACCGGGCGTGGGCCGGCTGCGGGTGGCCGCCGAACGGGTCCGGTTCGGCGCGGACGACGGAACCGTACGGGTCCACCCCGACGGCTCCCGCCGCCCGGTCCCCGCCGGCCTGACCCTGGTCGACCGGGTGCGCGGCGTCCTCGCCGGCCACGGGCCCGGCTGGAGCGCGGTGCGCCGGCTGCCCCGCGGCGGCGCCCGCCTGGACGACCTCGACCCGTACCGGGTGCCGGCCGGCGCCGGCGGCGCCTCCGTCGGCACCGCGGCCGACCACGCCGACACCGACCACCCCGCCTGGTCCGCCCGCTGGCGCTCCGCCCGGGAACTGCTGCTGCGCACCGACCCGGGCCGGGCGGCCGAGGTCGCCCGGGCCGTCTCGGTGGTCGTCCCGCTCGTCCGGCGCGGCCCGAGGCACCTGGGCGCCACCCTGAGCGCCGCGCCCGGAGCCGTACTGACCTCGCTGCCCGCCGAGGCACAGGGCATGGCCGAAACGCTCGTGCACGAACTGCACCACAGCAAACTGGCCACGCTCCACGAACTCGTACCGCTCTACGGGCCCGGGCGGGAGGCCCTGCACCGCGTCGGCTGGCGGCCCGACCCGCGCCCCGTCGCGGGCGTGCTGCACGGCGCCTACGCCCATCTGGCGCTCGCCGACCTGTGGCGGCGCGCGGTCACCGCCGACGGCGTACCGAGGTCCTGGCGGTCCGGTGCCGGGCAGCAGTTCGACGACATCCACGATCAGGTGGGCGAAGCGCTGGCGATCCTGCTTGAATCCGATGAACTGACTGCCGAGGGGCGGGAGTTCGCGGACCAAATGAGGCAGCATCATGCGAGCCTCGGCGCGACTCCCCTCGCGGCTGGGTAA
- a CDS encoding SAV_2336 N-terminal domain-related protein: protein MHRMHLEELTRRLRAGGQDPTAEEVADAVWLAQWLPRADPARSGAEAPGPSPGDGRDGDPPPGRPRSDSSRDRRDPATSTPVPSAAPDPRAPDDPPAPPPRPPETVDLALPPVGGRARTGGTGGAALPVRAPGANALPGLLGLQKALRPLRHYATHLPARPGEGRLDEEATAEHSAASGILTPVLRPAAGRRPDIQLLMDTGPAMVVWSRMVEELRQACQQSGAFRDVQVHRLHDTGEGLPLVTTTSGSDGRPRLRPGDQLHDPTGRRLTLVVSDCVGPLWQRGAAQRLIHQWPRHSPLALVQPLPPRLWPRTALPVEPGVLLRPTAPGGHVGFEPDEAAWEPVARDLRAVPVLTPTPEALASWARLLTGHGGGAVRGWAARIGPAPSPTGSPFAGPGPATGPGPTTGPGPATAPAARTGTEAGTGTEAGIETAAARRGHEDLLRAFRAGASPGAVRLAVHLAAAPLALPVMQLVQRAMLPDTGPMELAEVLLSGLLRRLPGPTPYPCFSYPPALQEHLLGSLDRGAAVLVLKHCSEFVERHFGQGMRNFPALAAARLAGHGTDEEPVAATGPGEENEQPAGAAAELFARIPARVLRFYHPDLVTPEPLAAARRLLDQWRAQSDPSLLDAALERAEAALGDDGPTGRPEDAATARLVLGQVLYAQAGTAAVRDGGRRRELLDRAVTELVRAAELAAPGSAVWAQARLEQAAAHYALWRRTGEAHRLDAALAALDGDAADWPEEQRHALLVRRGRLLLARGEGAQAAAAFTDALALRATGPVLLDLADARHLAGSPPETVADALDRAEPLLGDSVALRLRWTTARARLHETTGDGPAADEAYERATLLTPAEGEQRGRLLLTWGESLLRRAAADRGTAPVDRAESVLREAFTCLPTASAARTRATVLIGSVLALRFDRAGFLPDLFESRHLLDQALRTTHEPGARAEVWLQLAWVRTRLSETARVGRLSDALTAYERAAEDARTAHGEHPGTITLARALHGRGAVLLLMDRTAAAASALRAAAEQWRRLDGALVAVDWQDVERTRALLAGRAGDRRRFPALGTQEDRKRIAPPWWPWRGAET, encoded by the coding sequence ATGCACCGGATGCATCTGGAGGAGCTCACCCGCAGACTCCGGGCCGGCGGGCAGGACCCGACCGCCGAGGAGGTCGCGGACGCCGTCTGGCTCGCCCAGTGGCTCCCGCGCGCCGACCCGGCGCGGTCCGGCGCGGAGGCGCCCGGGCCGAGTCCGGGCGACGGCCGCGACGGGGATCCGCCGCCGGGCCGCCCCCGGTCCGACAGCTCCCGCGACCGTCGAGATCCGGCCACCTCCACCCCCGTCCCGTCGGCCGCACCCGATCCCCGTGCCCCGGACGACCCGCCCGCCCCACCGCCCCGGCCCCCCGAGACGGTCGACCTCGCCCTGCCCCCGGTCGGCGGCCGCGCCCGCACCGGTGGTACCGGCGGCGCCGCCCTGCCCGTACGCGCCCCCGGCGCCAACGCCCTGCCCGGTCTCCTCGGCTTGCAGAAGGCCCTGCGCCCGCTGCGCCACTACGCCACCCACCTCCCCGCCCGGCCCGGCGAAGGACGCCTCGACGAGGAGGCCACCGCCGAACACAGCGCCGCCTCGGGCATCCTCACGCCCGTGCTCCGCCCCGCCGCCGGCCGGCGCCCCGACATCCAGCTCCTCATGGACACCGGACCGGCCATGGTCGTGTGGAGCAGGATGGTCGAGGAGCTGCGCCAGGCCTGCCAGCAGTCCGGCGCCTTCCGCGACGTCCAGGTGCACCGCCTCCACGACACCGGCGAGGGCCTGCCGCTGGTCACCACCACCTCCGGTTCCGACGGCCGCCCCCGGCTGCGCCCCGGCGACCAGCTGCACGACCCCACCGGGCGCCGCCTCACCCTCGTCGTCAGCGACTGCGTCGGCCCGCTCTGGCAGCGCGGCGCCGCCCAGCGGCTGATCCACCAGTGGCCCCGCCACTCCCCGCTCGCCCTCGTCCAGCCGCTGCCCCCGCGGCTGTGGCCCCGCACCGCGCTGCCCGTCGAACCGGGCGTCCTGCTGCGGCCGACCGCCCCCGGCGGCCACGTCGGCTTCGAGCCCGACGAGGCGGCCTGGGAACCCGTCGCCCGGGATCTGCGGGCCGTGCCCGTGCTCACCCCCACCCCCGAGGCGCTCGCCTCCTGGGCCCGGCTGCTCACCGGACACGGCGGGGGAGCCGTCCGCGGCTGGGCGGCCAGGATCGGCCCCGCCCCCAGCCCCACCGGCAGCCCCTTCGCCGGCCCCGGCCCCGCCACAGGGCCGGGCCCCACCACAGGACCGGGCCCTGCCACCGCCCCCGCCGCCCGGACCGGGACCGAGGCCGGGACCGGGACCGAGGCCGGGATCGAGACCGCTGCCGCCCGGCGCGGACACGAGGACCTGCTGCGCGCCTTCCGCGCCGGAGCCTCCCCCGGCGCCGTACGGCTCGCCGTGCACCTCGCCGCCGCCCCGCTCGCCCTGCCCGTGATGCAGCTCGTGCAGCGGGCCATGCTCCCCGACACCGGCCCCATGGAGCTCGCCGAGGTCCTGCTCAGCGGGCTCCTGCGCCGGCTGCCCGGCCCCACCCCGTACCCCTGCTTCAGCTATCCCCCGGCCCTGCAGGAACACCTCCTCGGCTCGCTGGACCGGGGAGCCGCCGTCCTCGTCCTCAAGCACTGCTCCGAGTTCGTCGAGCGACACTTCGGACAGGGCATGCGCAACTTCCCCGCCCTCGCTGCCGCCCGGCTCGCCGGGCACGGCACCGACGAGGAACCGGTCGCCGCCACCGGGCCCGGCGAGGAGAACGAGCAACCGGCCGGCGCCGCCGCCGAGCTCTTCGCCCGCATCCCCGCGCGCGTGCTGCGCTTCTACCACCCGGACCTGGTCACCCCCGAACCGCTCGCCGCCGCCCGCCGGCTGCTCGACCAGTGGCGCGCCCAGTCGGACCCCTCGCTGCTCGACGCCGCCCTCGAACGGGCCGAGGCCGCCCTCGGCGACGACGGGCCCACGGGCCGCCCCGAGGACGCCGCGACCGCCCGGCTCGTCCTCGGCCAGGTGCTGTACGCGCAGGCCGGCACCGCCGCCGTACGGGACGGCGGCAGGCGCAGGGAACTGCTCGACCGGGCCGTGACCGAGCTCGTACGCGCCGCGGAACTCGCCGCACCCGGCAGCGCCGTGTGGGCGCAGGCCCGCCTCGAACAGGCCGCCGCACACTACGCCCTGTGGCGCCGCACCGGCGAGGCGCACCGGCTCGACGCGGCCCTCGCCGCCCTCGACGGGGACGCGGCCGACTGGCCCGAGGAGCAGCGCCACGCCCTCCTCGTACGGCGCGGGCGGCTGCTCCTCGCCCGGGGCGAAGGCGCACAGGCGGCGGCCGCGTTCACCGACGCCCTCGCCCTGCGCGCCACCGGCCCCGTGCTGCTCGACCTGGCCGACGCCCGCCACCTCGCCGGCTCCCCGCCGGAGACCGTCGCCGACGCCCTGGACCGGGCCGAACCCCTGCTCGGCGACTCCGTCGCCCTCCGGCTGCGCTGGACCACCGCGCGGGCCCGGCTGCACGAGACCACCGGCGACGGGCCCGCCGCCGACGAGGCGTACGAGCGGGCCACCCTGCTCACCCCGGCCGAGGGCGAGCAGCGCGGCCGGCTCCTGCTGACCTGGGGCGAGTCCCTGCTGCGCCGGGCCGCCGCCGACCGGGGCACCGCCCCCGTCGACCGTGCCGAGTCCGTCCTGCGCGAGGCCTTCACCTGCCTGCCGACCGCCTCCGCCGCCCGCACCCGGGCCACCGTCCTCATCGGCAGCGTGCTCGCCCTGCGGTTCGACCGCGCGGGCTTCCTGCCCGACCTGTTCGAAAGCCGGCACCTCCTCGACCAGGCCCTGCGCACCACCCATGAACCGGGCGCCCGCGCCGAGGTCTGGCTGCAGCTCGCCTGGGTCAGGACGCGGCTGAGCGAGACGGCGAGGGTCGGGCGGCTCTCCGACGCGCTGACCGCCTACGAGCGCGCGGCGGAGGACGCCCGTACGGCACACGGCGAACACCCCGGCACGATCACGCTGGCGCGGGCGCTGCACGGGCGGGGGGCGGTGCTGCTGCTGATGGACCGCACCGCCGCCGCCGCGTCCGCGCTGCGGGCCGCCGCCGAGCAGTGGCGGCGCCTGGACGGCGCGCTCGTCGCCGTCGACTGGCAGGACGTGGAACGCACCCGCGCGCTCCTGGCCGGACGGGCGGGGGACCGGCGGCGCTTCCCGGCCCTCGGGACCCAGGAGGACCGGAAGCGGATCGCACCGCCCTGGTGGCCCTGGCGGGGAGCGGAGACGTAG
- a CDS encoding MoxR family ATPase — translation MNDWRIYRGAGHPHDEIRRLPAPPPWRDFSAGGADDTLAGSDRRLGVRRRLVQNHHPRPAETDAVNAALYLRRPLLVTGNPGTGKSTLAHAVAHELGLGRVLRWPIVSRSTLQDGLYRYDAIGRLQDVQLERARADSERSAASPAGIGSYLRLGPLGTALLPSELPRVLLIDELDKSDLDLPNDLLNALEEGEFAIPELERLADREPVVEVLTDDGRKVPVYGGRIRCTTFPFIVLTSNGERDFPAALLRRCIRLELEPPGEEQLGAMIEAHLGPDAAAAEPGLVARFLDREPGEVIATDQLLNALYLTQHAPHAERVTRDRIADMLMQPLDQPR, via the coding sequence GTGAACGATTGGCGGATCTATCGTGGTGCCGGCCATCCGCACGACGAGATACGGCGACTTCCCGCGCCGCCGCCGTGGCGCGACTTCTCCGCCGGCGGGGCCGACGACACGCTCGCCGGGTCGGACCGGCGGCTCGGGGTGCGGCGCAGGCTGGTGCAGAACCACCATCCCCGGCCCGCCGAGACCGACGCCGTGAACGCCGCCCTGTATCTGCGCAGGCCGCTCCTGGTCACCGGCAATCCCGGTACGGGCAAGTCGACGCTCGCCCATGCCGTCGCCCACGAGCTGGGGCTCGGCCGGGTCCTGCGGTGGCCCATCGTGAGCCGGTCGACGCTGCAGGACGGGCTCTACCGCTACGACGCCATCGGCCGCCTCCAGGACGTGCAGCTGGAGCGCGCCCGCGCCGACTCCGAGCGGTCGGCCGCGAGTCCGGCCGGGATCGGTTCGTACCTCCGGCTCGGCCCGCTCGGCACCGCGCTGCTGCCCTCCGAGCTGCCCCGGGTGCTGCTCATCGACGAGCTCGACAAGAGCGACCTCGACCTGCCCAACGACCTCCTCAACGCCCTGGAGGAGGGCGAGTTCGCCATCCCGGAGCTGGAACGGCTCGCCGACCGCGAACCGGTCGTGGAGGTGCTCACCGACGACGGACGCAAGGTGCCGGTGTACGGGGGCCGGATCCGCTGCACCACCTTCCCCTTCATCGTCCTCACCTCCAACGGCGAACGGGACTTCCCCGCCGCCCTGTTGCGCCGCTGCATCCGCCTGGAGCTCGAACCGCCCGGCGAGGAGCAGCTCGGCGCCATGATCGAGGCCCATCTCGGCCCGGACGCCGCGGCCGCCGAACCCGGCCTCGTCGCCCGCTTCCTCGACCGGGAGCCCGGCGAGGTCATCGCCACCGACCAGCTGCTCAACGCCCTCTATCTGACCCAGCACGCCCCCCACGCCGAGCGGGTGACCCGGGACCGCATCGCGGACATGCTCATGCAGCCGCTCGATCAGCCGAGGTGA
- a CDS encoding trypsin-like peptidase domain-containing protein: MSAFDALVRPALVRIAAPGGGYDPHGDPFWGTGFFIAPGWVLTCAHVVAKGGSAVWRKEPAVGITWEGGRTTGRVVLAKPRPATPEETRTFWDFPDLALVRVEDARDAACVRLSERPPTTPARISLHGWSRQTGEVAVRDVEGQASGFSGGALLLRWAVPVEGCSGGPVVDLGRGAVIGVNKGRGQDEGAAVPLTSLRELHDVPGGEVLHEVLRAHDRHHLARHRSFHSGRTWTDAQTELWPATARGVSPVRRVQLYGRFAELPPPSGPGEVMSLVDAVKRRVLHPEYQAVLETDARTWRDGVGLLHELHAPRREHGPEATDLGLDAVLLYAARVARHLTERYGPGPGIDGLTDWIADESGGAHVAVREEIAALLDPAPAPGGGDAAVLAAGAPAGIRDGERGARADVRVEIDAVPYSSPRRYAWRVMLLFDGRTVSPLRGDDGGVPRDRLRETLRGPLTDALRLGDSGDHLAAIEVVLPRELFDEPLDTWRLSPDDEPFGERSLPLGQRRTVVIRDRHRSRHPPSPEWRKRWRGSESGPLRAVPLRAEVLTAAGDGDGDAHAPHRRKESRMSAYERLDAVGDGSVPVYCGPVAGGDGQRAMEAALAAGHPIALWRRSARDHEDCAEFHERAGELLAAAAGAEGLHRPVRTLRRMRAAETEGDPCERSDHAWAEDLAVLYDPPDRPPYDAPLQGPVLLAEPDR; encoded by the coding sequence ATGAGCGCCTTCGACGCGCTCGTGCGCCCCGCGCTCGTGCGCATCGCCGCTCCCGGCGGCGGGTATGACCCGCACGGCGACCCGTTCTGGGGCACGGGCTTCTTCATCGCCCCCGGCTGGGTGCTGACCTGCGCCCACGTGGTGGCCAAGGGGGGGAGCGCGGTGTGGAGGAAGGAACCGGCCGTCGGCATCACCTGGGAAGGCGGCCGGACCACCGGCCGGGTCGTGCTGGCCAAGCCGCGCCCCGCCACGCCCGAGGAGACGCGCACCTTCTGGGACTTTCCCGACCTCGCCCTCGTCCGCGTCGAGGACGCCCGCGACGCCGCCTGCGTACGGCTCAGCGAGCGGCCGCCCACCACGCCCGCGCGGATCAGCCTGCACGGCTGGTCGCGGCAGACCGGCGAGGTCGCCGTCCGTGACGTGGAGGGGCAGGCCAGCGGCTTCTCCGGCGGAGCCCTGCTGCTGCGGTGGGCCGTCCCGGTCGAGGGCTGCTCCGGCGGGCCCGTCGTCGACCTGGGCCGGGGCGCCGTCATCGGCGTCAACAAGGGCCGCGGCCAGGACGAGGGCGCCGCCGTCCCCCTGACCTCGCTGCGCGAGCTCCACGACGTGCCCGGCGGAGAGGTCCTGCACGAGGTGCTCCGCGCCCACGACCGCCACCACCTCGCCCGGCACCGTTCCTTCCACTCCGGCCGTACCTGGACCGACGCGCAGACCGAGCTGTGGCCGGCCACCGCCCGGGGCGTCAGCCCGGTCCGGCGGGTCCAGCTCTACGGGAGGTTCGCCGAACTCCCCCCGCCCAGCGGGCCCGGAGAGGTCATGTCCCTCGTCGACGCGGTCAAGCGCCGGGTGCTGCATCCCGAGTACCAGGCCGTCCTGGAGACCGACGCCCGCACCTGGCGGGACGGCGTGGGCCTGCTGCACGAACTGCACGCCCCCCGGCGCGAGCACGGGCCGGAGGCCACCGACCTGGGGCTCGACGCCGTCCTGCTCTACGCGGCGAGGGTCGCCCGGCACCTCACCGAGCGGTACGGGCCCGGCCCCGGCATCGACGGCCTCACCGACTGGATCGCCGACGAGTCGGGCGGCGCCCACGTCGCCGTGCGCGAGGAGATCGCCGCCCTGCTCGACCCCGCGCCGGCCCCGGGCGGCGGTGACGCCGCGGTCCTCGCCGCCGGAGCGCCGGCCGGCATCCGGGACGGGGAACGGGGCGCGCGTGCCGACGTACGCGTCGAGATCGACGCCGTCCCCTACAGCAGTCCCCGGCGCTACGCCTGGCGCGTGATGCTGCTCTTCGACGGCCGTACGGTCAGCCCGCTGCGCGGCGACGACGGCGGGGTGCCCCGCGACAGGCTCCGCGAGACGCTGCGCGGCCCGCTGACCGACGCCCTCCGCCTCGGTGACAGCGGCGACCACCTCGCCGCGATCGAAGTCGTCCTGCCGCGCGAGCTGTTCGACGAGCCGCTGGACACCTGGCGGCTCTCGCCCGACGACGAGCCCTTCGGGGAGCGCTCGCTGCCGCTCGGACAGCGGCGGACCGTCGTCATCCGCGACCGGCACCGCAGCCGGCATCCGCCGTCCCCGGAGTGGCGCAAGCGGTGGCGCGGCAGCGAGAGCGGTCCGCTGCGGGCCGTGCCGCTGCGCGCCGAGGTCCTCACGGCGGCCGGGGACGGCGACGGCGACGCCCATGCGCCGCACCGGCGCAAGGAGAGCCGGATGAGCGCGTACGAGCGGCTCGACGCGGTCGGGGACGGCAGCGTGCCGGTCTACTGCGGCCCGGTCGCCGGCGGCGACGGCCAGCGGGCCATGGAGGCCGCGCTGGCCGCCGGGCACCCCATCGCCCTGTGGCGGCGCTCGGCCCGCGACCACGAGGACTGCGCCGAGTTCCACGAGCGGGCGGGCGAGCTCCTCGCGGCCGCCGCCGGCGCCGAGGGCCTGCACCGCCCGGTGCGCACCCTGCGCCGCATGCGCGCCGCCGAGACCGAGGGCGACCCGTGCGAGCGCTCCGACCACGCCTGGGCCGAGGACCTGGCCGTCCTCTACGACCCGCCCGACCGTCCCCCGTACGACGCGCCCCTCCAGGGCCCCGTCCTCCTCGCCGAGCCCGACCGGTGA